In one Methylocaldum szegediense genomic region, the following are encoded:
- a CDS encoding LysR family transcriptional regulator: MKIPRTTLEQWRVLQAIVEYGGFAQAAEALHRSQSSVSYTVGRLQEQLGLKLLEIHGRKAKLTEAGETLLRHAEELLGEAFKLERLAYSLAQGWEAEIRLVVDALFPTPLLLRILREFAPLSPHTRVLLSEEVLSGTDEALITGRADLVIGGRVPPGFLGDHLLDVDLVAVAHPDHPLHRLGRPLDADDLSRELHVVVSDSGTLAPRDSGWLGATRRWSVTSPEKRIALLCAGLGFGWIPCHLIEEPLASGRLKPLPLREGQHRKVPLYLMFAQPRLAGPATRKLAELIRACVAEGRTGMNSGSV; encoded by the coding sequence ATGAAAATTCCTCGGACTACCCTGGAGCAATGGCGCGTGTTGCAGGCTATCGTGGAATACGGCGGATTCGCCCAGGCCGCCGAAGCGCTGCACCGCAGCCAGTCCTCCGTCAGCTATACGGTCGGCAGGCTGCAGGAGCAACTCGGCCTGAAGTTGCTGGAGATTCACGGTCGCAAGGCGAAATTGACCGAGGCGGGAGAGACGCTGTTGCGGCATGCCGAAGAACTGCTCGGCGAAGCGTTCAAGCTGGAGAGACTGGCGTACAGCCTAGCCCAGGGCTGGGAGGCGGAAATCCGTCTGGTGGTTGATGCGCTGTTCCCCACTCCACTGCTGCTGCGCATCCTGAGGGAATTTGCGCCTTTGAGCCCGCACACGCGCGTGCTCCTCAGCGAGGAGGTATTGTCGGGGACGGACGAGGCGCTGATCACGGGTCGCGCCGATCTCGTGATCGGCGGACGAGTGCCGCCGGGATTTCTGGGAGACCACCTGCTGGACGTGGATCTCGTTGCCGTGGCGCATCCCGACCATCCCCTGCACCGGCTGGGAAGGCCCCTGGATGCCGATGACCTGAGCCGGGAACTGCACGTCGTCGTGAGCGACTCGGGCACGCTGGCGCCGCGCGATTCGGGCTGGCTCGGCGCGACGCGGCGCTGGAGCGTGACTAGCCCCGAGAAGCGGATCGCCTTGTTATGCGCGGGACTGGGCTTCGGCTGGATTCCATGCCATCTGATCGAAGAGCCTCTCGCGTCCGGCCGGCTCAAGCCGCTGCCTTTGCGCGAGGGACAGCACCGCAAGGTGCCGCTGTATCTCATGTTCGCCCAGCCCAGGCTCGCCGGCCCCGCCACCCGCAAGCTCGCCGAACTGATTCGCGCCTGCGTCGCCGAAGGCAGAACAGGGATGAACAGCGGTTCCGTCTAG
- a CDS encoding phospholipase D-like domain-containing protein, translating into MSSKRKGRKTRRFGRFVLVALAAVIASWLVGRLFLDVQFPDSVATSADVEPLHNREPSLRAVFESLPAEGTAPAQVTLLDDNTMAWVERWRLLAGARKRLDICYFILKQDVFGIAFLGHLVHKAGQGVRVRVMLDAIGTKMSRSVQGNDYLDTLVQTPNVTAKLYRPLRYRFQDAFLTLNPAAIFASDHDKILLADGSHGLIGGRNIAAEYFADQAVDPKAFRDADAVLTGREAGAVLEAVFDSQYNGGEVHPITKETLDILDPNADLLLAYQAMDHWLRGEPFPEALSDRIRDRRLSWIDELQAHPTLQGALARPAPESVQAPVRLLDSRTRLIRTDDPITSSLARLVRGAKKSIFVVSPYLVLPEQAVQALEDAARRGVKITILTNSPVSSDNPLSQAFFLEQWPELMARVPTLRLFVAGDRHNLHGKFAVIDDQLGLLGTYNLDPLSMALNSELVVAVWSARFAEQLLKTGRQLITAGPPTAYEYHIARNNAGRPLRDFDGRPIIAFGPNDHLKPDEWTAVRHYRWLVRGLKAVSGRLFF; encoded by the coding sequence ATGAGTTCGAAACGAAAAGGACGCAAAACCCGCCGATTCGGCCGCTTCGTCCTTGTCGCCCTGGCCGCCGTGATTGCGAGCTGGCTGGTCGGTCGTCTGTTCTTGGACGTCCAGTTCCCAGACTCCGTCGCCACATCCGCCGATGTCGAGCCGCTACATAACCGGGAACCGTCCTTGCGCGCGGTTTTCGAGTCCCTGCCCGCCGAAGGAACCGCCCCCGCGCAGGTCACGCTGTTGGACGACAATACGATGGCCTGGGTCGAGCGCTGGCGGCTCTTGGCCGGCGCCCGAAAGCGCCTGGACATCTGCTATTTCATCCTGAAACAGGACGTGTTCGGCATCGCATTCCTCGGTCATCTGGTCCACAAGGCCGGCCAGGGGGTGAGGGTCCGGGTGATGCTGGACGCCATAGGCACCAAGATGTCACGCTCCGTGCAGGGCAACGATTATCTCGATACATTGGTGCAAACGCCCAACGTCACCGCCAAACTGTACCGCCCGCTGCGCTACCGCTTCCAGGACGCCTTTCTCACACTGAATCCCGCCGCGATCTTCGCCAGCGACCACGACAAGATTCTTCTCGCTGACGGAAGTCACGGCCTGATCGGGGGAAGGAACATCGCGGCCGAGTATTTCGCCGACCAAGCTGTCGACCCCAAGGCGTTTCGCGACGCTGATGCGGTATTGACCGGGCGGGAGGCTGGTGCCGTGCTCGAAGCCGTGTTCGATTCCCAATACAACGGTGGGGAGGTGCACCCGATCACAAAAGAGACCCTCGACATTCTCGATCCGAACGCCGATTTGTTGCTCGCGTACCAGGCCATGGATCACTGGCTGCGGGGTGAACCGTTTCCGGAAGCCTTGTCAGACCGGATTCGGGACCGTCGATTGTCTTGGATCGACGAACTTCAGGCGCATCCGACGCTCCAGGGTGCCTTGGCAAGGCCGGCTCCCGAGTCGGTGCAAGCACCGGTTCGACTTCTCGACAGCCGCACCCGTCTGATCCGAACCGACGACCCGATCACCTCCAGCCTCGCCCGATTAGTACGCGGCGCCAAAAAATCGATCTTCGTTGTGAGCCCCTATTTGGTACTGCCGGAGCAAGCCGTACAAGCCTTGGAAGATGCGGCACGACGCGGCGTAAAAATCACGATTCTCACCAACAGTCCCGTATCCAGCGATAACCCGCTCAGCCAAGCTTTCTTCCTCGAACAATGGCCGGAACTCATGGCCCGGGTGCCGACGCTGAGGCTGTTCGTCGCGGGGGATCGCCATAACTTGCACGGGAAGTTCGCCGTCATCGACGACCAGCTTGGTCTATTGGGAACATACAATCTCGATCCCCTCAGCATGGCCCTCAACAGTGAACTGGTCGTCGCGGTATGGTCCGCCCGGTTCGCCGAACAGCTGCTGAAAACCGGCCGGCAACTCATCACCGCAGGCCCACCGACCGCCTACGAATACCACATCGCCCGAAACAACGCGGGTCGCCCTTTACGTGACTTCGACGGACGGCCGATCATCGCTTTCGGCCCGAACGACCATCTAAAGCCGGACGAGTGGACGGCCGTCCGCCACTACCGCTGGCTGGTCCGCGGATTGAAGGCGGTCAGCGGGCGTTTGTTTTTCTGA
- a CDS encoding metallophosphoesterase family protein produces MPSNRQTVRIAAVADIHYTPSSQGMLQNICPYVSENADILLLCGDIVDDGRPEEARLFVKELTGGVKIPTLAVLGNHEYEAGRVMEVRDIFSDAGIILLDGDAHEVHGIGFAGVKGFAGGFGAHALQAWGEPTMKLFVHETVEESLKLESALAKLRTQYRIALLHYAPVKATVEGEPVEIYPFLGSSRLEEPLNRYSVTAVFHGHAHRGSPIGRTGGNIPVYNVALPLLRRAFPDRPPVRLIELPIEAPGEEAYRSSTYKPHPV; encoded by the coding sequence ATGCCGTCAAATAGACAAACGGTCCGCATCGCGGCCGTGGCCGATATTCACTACACGCCCTCCTCCCAGGGAATGCTTCAGAACATTTGTCCTTATGTCTCCGAAAACGCGGATATTCTGCTGCTCTGCGGCGACATCGTAGATGACGGCCGACCGGAGGAAGCGCGGCTGTTCGTTAAGGAACTGACGGGCGGCGTGAAGATTCCAACTCTCGCCGTGCTCGGCAACCACGAGTACGAAGCGGGCCGGGTAATGGAAGTGCGTGACATTTTTTCCGACGCCGGAATCATCCTGCTCGACGGAGACGCTCACGAAGTGCATGGCATTGGCTTCGCCGGCGTCAAGGGTTTTGCTGGAGGCTTCGGCGCGCATGCCCTGCAGGCCTGGGGAGAGCCGACGATGAAACTTTTCGTTCACGAAACCGTGGAAGAATCGCTGAAGCTGGAGTCGGCGCTCGCCAAACTGCGGACCCAGTACCGAATCGCCCTGCTCCACTATGCGCCGGTCAAGGCCACGGTGGAGGGCGAGCCGGTCGAGATCTATCCCTTCCTGGGGTCGAGCCGACTCGAAGAACCTTTGAATCGCTACTCGGTAACCGCGGTATTTCACGGACACGCTCACCGCGGGAGCCCAATTGGACGAACCGGCGGCAACATTCCCGTCTACAATGTGGCCCTGCCCCTCCTGCGGCGCGCCTTTCCGGACCGTCCCCCTGTCCGGCTGATCGAACTTCCGATCGAAGCACCCGGCGAGGAGGCGTATCGATCATCCACCTATAAGCCACATCCCGTATAA
- a CDS encoding transposase, whose translation MCCGYEDLNDHDRLRHDPLLQTAVGKVTALASSPTFSRLETRAGRADVVALNRVLVEQFIASQPRTPRELILDIDASDLPLHGHQEWAQFHGSYDHYCYYLPLYVFCGQALLACLLRPSRIDGMKHSAAVIKLPVTRLASRHGRSS comes from the coding sequence CTGTGTTGCGGCTATGAGGACCTCAATGATCATGACCGGCTGCGGCACGATCCGCTGCTGCAAACGGCGGTGGGCAAGGTGACGGCCCTGGCCAGCAGCCCGACGTTCTCACGCCTGGAAACCCGTGCCGGCCGTGCCGATGTGGTGGCCTTGAATCGGGTGCTGGTTGAGCAGTTCATCGCGTCCCAGCCTCGAACACCGCGCGAACTCATCCTCGACATCGACGCCTCCGATCTGCCGCTGCATGGGCATCAGGAATGGGCCCAGTTTCATGGCTCTTACGACCACTACTGCTATTATCTGCCGTTGTATGTATTCTGTGGCCAAGCGTTACTTGCGTGTCTCTTGCGGCCCAGCCGGATCGATGGGATGAAGCATTCGGCGGCCGTGATCAAACTGCCGGTGACGCGCTTGGCGAGCAGGCATGGCCGATCTTCCTAA
- a CDS encoding pirin family protein — protein MIISPNFVTREIERLVTGASVSDGAGVKLLRVLTPDLQRRLDPFLMLDEFRSDNPDDYLAGFPDHPHRGFETVTYMLAGRMRHRDNAGHEGLLAAGGVQWMTAGRGIIHSELPEQEQGLMHGFQLWINLPAREKMTEPGYRDIPAEAIPRTVTQEGVTIRIIAGSVEGIDGAVRREATEPLYLDLEMPAGSTYEARIPAGHNAFLYVYDGEICVGTRGEPVRARQLAVLTNRADADGVRLTSTGGARLLLAAGRPLNEPIVQWGPFVMNTREEIEQAMQEFRSGNF, from the coding sequence ATGATCATCTCTCCGAATTTTGTTACCCGCGAGATCGAGCGACTGGTTACCGGCGCCTCGGTATCGGACGGCGCCGGCGTAAAACTGCTGCGCGTGCTGACTCCGGACCTGCAGCGCCGGCTCGATCCTTTCCTTATGCTCGACGAGTTTCGTTCCGACAACCCGGACGACTATCTTGCGGGCTTTCCAGATCATCCCCATCGGGGCTTCGAGACGGTCACCTACATGCTCGCCGGGCGCATGCGGCATCGCGACAACGCCGGCCACGAAGGTTTGCTGGCCGCCGGCGGCGTGCAATGGATGACCGCCGGTCGAGGCATCATCCATTCCGAGCTTCCCGAGCAGGAACAGGGGCTGATGCACGGTTTTCAGCTTTGGATCAATCTCCCGGCGCGTGAGAAGATGACCGAGCCGGGTTACCGGGATATTCCGGCCGAAGCGATCCCGCGCACCGTCACGCAGGAAGGCGTCACCATCCGGATCATCGCCGGATCAGTGGAGGGCATCGATGGCGCGGTCAGGCGCGAGGCGACCGAGCCGCTCTATCTTGACCTCGAAATGCCGGCCGGAAGCACTTACGAGGCGCGGATTCCTGCGGGACACAACGCGTTTCTGTATGTTTACGACGGAGAAATCTGCGTCGGAACACGCGGCGAGCCGGTGCGCGCCCGTCAGCTCGCAGTTCTGACCAACCGCGCTGATGCCGATGGCGTACGGCTGACCAGTACTGGGGGAGCGAGACTGTTACTGGCCGCCGGCCGCCCGCTCAACGAGCCGATCGTCCAGTGGGGACCCTTCGTTATGAACACGCGCGAGGAAATCGAACAGGCCATGCAAGAATTCCGGTCGGGCAACTTTTAG
- a CDS encoding MASE1 domain-containing protein translates to MDTIIAASMQSERFSSGYKTTHRWPSVWSLLGFAVGLFGLALASDWISPNPYHFIPFWLPGGFYLATLATRPRLLWPAFIITALTVDFSVNVLVFEQVYSVAAAFSFGNTVEALTGAWLLGRVIGTPLRLDTVQNVVALTVLGALLSSAVGATVGTVAVAAAYGEPPASVWLTWWTGDIAGIMVTAPFSLALPATWSYWRMLAPARRIEALAAMASVAGLALAVFTNRIPFPYVIMPPLLWMGVRFGIPGVSFSILVLGVIAARCTAEGHGAFAEPQFDTSDRALLVQSLIVLFSISVLVLGALANQWQQALVALKRARDQLEKKVDERTAILRDTLRLQQAILDGANYCIVSVNRQGIIQTINKAAEKALGYSAEELVGKETPAIFHDPAELEAYAKTLADKLGQPASSSVTVLPALIEACGSTETEWSLIRKDGSRFPAQVSISVMRDEKGAITGYLGIANDITMRKEAQKALQQSQHDLNRAQAVGKIGSWRLNIQSNELLWSAENHRIFGIPEGTPLTYQTFLDCVHPDDRRYVDRSWKAALGGAPYDIEHRIVVGKDIRWVHEKAELEFDRGTLVGAFGTTQDITDLKRAELALRRHNQRQAELLAISRAALDSHTTDVQLSRMVFEKVHALLDADVGFSHRVDESAQSLRLITSYGVSDTLLPDIEKLEMETSLCGTVAATGSPLSADSARIEDDPDGVILRKAGLRAYACHPLMAGDGRPLGTLSFASTRRDHFDPEEIEFLRTLSLFTAMAWDRTRAMDALHEADRRKNEFLAMLAHELRNPLAPIRNAAQLIRKLGADEPRLQGAREIIDRQLIHLSRLVDDLLDVSRITQGKVTLRKEIIALNTVIERAIEATRPLIESRRHHLDVKTSPAPLLVVGDATRLIQVVANLLNNAAKYTEEGGSISLRTETRGERVLIRIKDTGLGIAPELLPHVFDLFIQGERSLDRSQGGLGIGLTLVRRLVELHGGRIEAFSGGPGKGSEFVVELPLVATPASGQTATVRDSSLH, encoded by the coding sequence ATGGACACTATCATTGCTGCAAGCATGCAAAGCGAAAGGTTTTCATCAGGCTATAAAACAACCCACCGGTGGCCATCCGTCTGGTCGCTGCTTGGGTTTGCCGTCGGTCTCTTCGGACTTGCGCTGGCTAGCGATTGGATCTCCCCCAATCCTTATCACTTCATTCCGTTCTGGCTGCCCGGCGGGTTTTACTTGGCGACGCTCGCCACCCGTCCCCGGCTGCTTTGGCCGGCGTTCATCATCACGGCGCTTACGGTCGATTTCAGCGTCAATGTCCTAGTCTTCGAGCAAGTTTATTCGGTTGCCGCCGCTTTCTCTTTTGGCAACACAGTTGAAGCATTGACGGGCGCATGGCTGCTGGGGCGAGTGATCGGTACACCGCTGAGGCTGGACACGGTTCAGAATGTCGTGGCGCTGACCGTACTGGGAGCTCTGCTAAGCTCAGCTGTTGGCGCAACAGTGGGAACGGTGGCCGTAGCTGCAGCCTATGGTGAGCCGCCCGCCTCGGTCTGGCTCACATGGTGGACGGGCGATATCGCCGGGATCATGGTGACGGCTCCCTTCAGCCTTGCGCTGCCGGCGACTTGGTCGTATTGGCGGATGCTGGCGCCCGCCCGGCGGATCGAGGCGTTGGCTGCCATGGCGTCGGTCGCGGGTCTGGCTTTGGCCGTTTTTACCAACCGCATCCCCTTTCCCTATGTGATCATGCCGCCGCTGCTTTGGATGGGCGTGCGTTTCGGCATCCCCGGCGTTTCCTTCTCGATTCTCGTGCTGGGAGTGATTGCCGCGCGGTGTACGGCTGAGGGGCACGGCGCTTTTGCTGAACCGCAGTTCGACACTTCCGACCGCGCTCTTTTGGTGCAGTCCCTGATCGTGCTGTTCTCGATTTCGGTACTGGTGTTGGGCGCCCTGGCGAACCAGTGGCAGCAGGCGCTGGTGGCGCTGAAGCGGGCGCGCGATCAGCTCGAGAAAAAAGTCGACGAACGCACGGCCATCTTGCGCGACACGCTCCGGTTACAGCAGGCAATCCTCGACGGAGCCAATTACTGCATCGTCTCAGTCAATAGACAAGGCATCATCCAGACCATCAATAAAGCCGCAGAGAAGGCGCTCGGCTATTCCGCCGAAGAACTCGTCGGCAAGGAGACGCCCGCGATCTTTCACGATCCTGCCGAGCTCGAAGCTTATGCGAAAACGCTGGCCGACAAGCTCGGCCAGCCCGCTTCGTCGTCTGTCACAGTCTTGCCGGCGCTGATCGAAGCTTGTGGATCGACCGAAACGGAATGGAGTTTGATCCGCAAGGACGGGAGCCGCTTTCCCGCTCAAGTGTCGATTTCGGTCATGCGCGATGAAAAGGGGGCCATCACCGGCTATCTCGGCATCGCCAACGACATCACGATGCGCAAAGAGGCCCAAAAGGCGCTGCAGCAGAGCCAACACGATTTGAACCGTGCACAGGCGGTCGGCAAAATCGGGAGCTGGCGGCTGAATATTCAGAGCAACGAGTTGCTCTGGTCGGCGGAAAACCACCGGATCTTCGGAATACCCGAGGGTACGCCTCTGACTTATCAGACATTTCTCGACTGCGTTCATCCGGACGATCGAAGGTATGTCGACCGGAGCTGGAAGGCGGCACTTGGCGGTGCACCGTACGATATCGAACACCGCATCGTCGTCGGCAAGGACATCCGTTGGGTTCACGAGAAAGCCGAGCTGGAATTCGACCGGGGAACGTTGGTCGGCGCCTTCGGCACGACCCAGGACATCACCGACCTGAAACGAGCCGAGCTGGCGCTACGCCGTCACAATCAACGGCAGGCGGAGCTTCTGGCGATCAGCCGCGCGGCCCTAGACAGCCATACCACCGATGTTCAACTGAGCCGTATGGTCTTCGAGAAAGTGCACGCGTTACTCGATGCCGACGTGGGCTTCAGCCACCGGGTTGACGAGAGTGCCCAAAGTCTTCGGCTGATCACCTCCTATGGCGTCTCCGACACGTTGCTGCCGGATATCGAGAAGTTGGAAATGGAAACCAGTTTGTGTGGCACAGTGGCCGCTACTGGCTCTCCCCTGAGTGCCGACAGCGCGCGTATCGAGGACGACCCCGACGGCGTCATTCTCCGCAAAGCGGGCCTACGCGCCTACGCCTGCCATCCTCTCATGGCGGGCGATGGGCGCCCCCTCGGCACGCTGTCGTTCGCCAGCACGCGGCGAGACCATTTCGATCCGGAAGAAATCGAATTCCTCCGAACGCTTTCCCTATTCACCGCCATGGCTTGGGATCGTACCCGGGCGATGGATGCGCTGCATGAGGCCGATCGGCGAAAGAACGAATTTCTCGCCATGCTCGCACATGAACTCCGCAATCCGTTGGCACCGATCCGCAATGCCGCCCAACTGATACGAAAGCTGGGCGCCGACGAACCCAGGCTTCAAGGCGCTAGGGAGATCATAGACCGTCAGCTCATCCATCTCTCCAGGTTGGTCGACGACCTACTAGATGTCTCACGCATTACCCAAGGCAAGGTGACCCTCAGAAAAGAAATCATCGCCCTGAACACCGTCATCGAGCGAGCGATCGAGGCCACGCGGCCGTTAATCGAATCGCGGCGCCACCATCTCGACGTCAAGACTTCCCCGGCACCGCTACTGGTCGTCGGGGACGCGACCCGATTGATCCAGGTTGTCGCCAACCTTTTGAACAACGCCGCCAAATATACCGAGGAAGGTGGGTCCATTTCGCTCCGCACCGAAACGCGGGGGGAACGCGTGTTGATCCGTATCAAGGATACGGGCCTTGGCATAGCGCCGGAATTGCTACCCCACGTTTTCGATCTTTTCATCCAGGGCGAGCGTTCGCTGGACCGCAGCCAAGGCGGCCTCGGGATCGGACTTACGCTGGTTCGGCGTCTGGTGGAACTGCACGGTGGCCGGATCGAGGCTTTCAGCGGCGGACCCGGCAAAGGCAGCGAGTTCGTGGTCGAACTTCCCTTGGTCGCTACTCCTGCATCGGGACAAACCGCAACCGTACGCGATTCATCTTTGCATTAG
- a CDS encoding transposase has translation MPNCSADEMTFGRLGRRVIEANFRGGAISSDGGLVLLRQLDRRLG, from the coding sequence ATGCCAAATTGTAGCGCTGATGAGATGACATTTGGACGCCTGGGACGGCGGGTCATCGAAGCCAATTTCCGGGGTGGAGCGATCAGTTCCGATGGCGGACTCGTGCTCTTGCGGCAGTTGGATCGACGCCTTGGCTGA
- a CDS encoding FMN-dependent NADH-azoreductase: MTTVLQIKTSLSDTGNANRLVDAFITQWRARHPEDRILTRNLGRNPIPHLNETAITGFFTPAERRTPEQRAAVELSDELIAELQAADVLVLGVPMYNFGIPSTLKAWIDHVARAGITFKYTENGPVGLVQDKQVFVLAARGGIYSGTPQDTQTAYLRNVLGFLGMTDVSFIYAEGLALGELAKDRAETAALGQISRLIDSRTITTAGKPVDV, translated from the coding sequence ATGACCACCGTGCTGCAAATCAAGACCAGTCTGTCCGATACCGGCAACGCCAACCGCTTAGTCGACGCTTTCATCACGCAGTGGCGCGCGCGGCATCCGGAAGACAGGATCCTCACCCGCAACCTCGGCCGCAACCCGATTCCGCATTTGAACGAGACCGCAATCACTGGCTTCTTCACGCCGGCTGAGCGGCGCACGCCCGAGCAGCGGGCGGCAGTGGAACTTTCCGACGAACTGATTGCGGAGCTTCAGGCGGCGGATGTTCTCGTGCTCGGCGTTCCCATGTACAACTTCGGTATCCCGTCGACCCTTAAAGCCTGGATCGACCACGTCGCCCGGGCCGGAATCACGTTCAAGTACACCGAAAACGGGCCGGTCGGACTGGTCCAAGATAAGCAGGTGTTCGTGCTTGCCGCCCGCGGCGGGATTTATAGCGGCACACCGCAGGACACGCAAACCGCTTACCTGCGCAATGTGCTGGGCTTTCTCGGGATGACGGATGTGAGTTTCATCTATGCGGAAGGACTCGCTTTAGGGGAGCTCGCCAAGGACCGGGCGGAGACGGCCGCGCTCGGGCAAATCTCCCGACTTATCGATTCCCGAACGATCACGACTGCCGGGAAACCGGTCGATGTTTGA
- a CDS encoding endonuclease/exonuclease/phosphatase family protein, whose product MTTLTDFWGGYQLASTLGRPDAGAFCSAPSFGWEHAAPFPQLETRNDLPELRVVTYNLHSGLGPRWRAYADRREVERNLAGIAERIAVASPGTPVDVVALNEVDFGSRRSGWMDQAEFIAAELERRTGQSYTVERGETWRRKVPGLEVRFGNAVLFRHSALSMDARMLRKPQKTSYASAFPTGILDKFLNEPRGVLHVQIQFFGHPVDVLVTHLEAFNPARREAQAADLLRRFIEPGRTSILLGDMNTVPTALTYERPHFAADRTHDVLTSGELADARIVAAARGGVSDFSAWATYPAPAPVWALDGSFATPDLAPHDVQVIGGDESDHRGLSVTYAWLTPEAKSAFVRWRDAVRERQFVRIIDCDLSDFVPDKHRYLEWLKANTGFASFLDRLGDTVKEMSLGNAD is encoded by the coding sequence ATGACGACATTGACCGATTTCTGGGGCGGATATCAGTTGGCCAGCACCCTCGGGCGTCCCGACGCTGGGGCTTTCTGCTCCGCTCCTTCGTTCGGCTGGGAGCACGCCGCGCCGTTTCCGCAATTGGAAACCCGTAACGACCTCCCGGAGCTCCGGGTCGTGACGTACAACCTGCATTCGGGACTCGGGCCGCGCTGGCGCGCTTACGCCGATCGCCGTGAGGTCGAACGCAATCTCGCCGGCATTGCCGAAAGGATCGCCGTGGCATCGCCCGGAACGCCGGTCGACGTGGTCGCGCTCAACGAGGTGGATTTCGGTTCTCGGCGCAGTGGCTGGATGGATCAAGCCGAGTTTATCGCGGCCGAACTCGAGCGCCGTACCGGCCAGTCTTACACCGTGGAGCGAGGCGAAACCTGGCGCCGCAAGGTGCCCGGACTCGAGGTGCGTTTCGGCAACGCCGTTCTGTTTCGGCACTCGGCGCTCTCGATGGACGCCCGGATGCTCCGGAAACCCCAGAAAACCAGCTACGCCTCGGCTTTTCCTACCGGAATTCTGGACAAGTTCTTGAACGAGCCGCGCGGGGTGCTGCACGTTCAAATCCAATTCTTCGGCCATCCCGTCGATGTTCTGGTCACCCACCTCGAAGCCTTCAATCCGGCGCGGCGGGAAGCGCAGGCGGCGGACCTTCTGCGGCGGTTCATCGAACCGGGCCGGACGTCGATTCTGCTGGGCGATATGAACACGGTTCCGACCGCCCTGACCTACGAACGGCCTCATTTCGCCGCGGACCGCACGCACGACGTTTTGACCAGCGGCGAGCTCGCCGACGCGCGGATTGTCGCTGCGGCGCGCGGCGGCGTGAGCGACTTTTCCGCTTGGGCCACCTATCCCGCACCGGCGCCGGTATGGGCCCTGGACGGCTCATTCGCTACCCCCGATCTGGCGCCCCACGACGTACAAGTGATCGGCGGCGACGAATCGGACCACCGCGGATTGTCGGTCACTTACGCCTGGCTCACACCCGAGGCGAAATCCGCGTTCGTCCGCTGGCGCGATGCGGTGCGCGAGCGCCAATTCGTCCGTATCATCGACTGCGACCTTTCCGACTTCGTCCCGGACAAGCACCGTTATCTCGAATGGCTAAAGGCGAATACCGGTTTCGCGAGCTTCCTCGATAGGCTCGGTGACACAGTGAAGGAAATGTCTTTAGGAAACGCTGATTAA
- a CDS encoding nucleotidyltransferase — MDTPLPTTDNHRQPPDQAGRTFYRHGLTLLNEAGVPFLVGGAYALECYTGISRYTKDLDIFVQPRDRDRIIDVLARAGYQADVTYPHWLAKAYYGEYFIDIIFSSGNGICVVDEAWFEHAPEREVLGVPVLLCPIEEIIWSKAFVLERERYDGADIAHILRVCAERLNWPRLLDRFGPHWRVLLSHLILFGFIYPTERGRIPEWVMQRLLILLADEVRNAPPSGRLCQGTLLSREQYLTDIMRWGYEDARLQPKGQMTHENIAHWTAAIDVKE, encoded by the coding sequence ATGGACACACCGCTTCCGACGACCGATAACCACCGGCAGCCGCCCGACCAAGCCGGAAGGACGTTCTACCGCCACGGGCTGACGCTTCTGAACGAAGCCGGGGTTCCGTTTCTGGTCGGCGGCGCCTACGCCTTGGAGTGCTACACCGGAATTTCGCGATATACCAAGGATCTGGACATCTTCGTTCAGCCTCGCGATCGCGATCGCATCATCGACGTTCTGGCGAGAGCCGGCTATCAAGCCGACGTAACGTATCCGCATTGGCTCGCCAAGGCGTATTACGGGGAATATTTCATCGACATCATTTTCAGTTCCGGAAACGGCATCTGCGTCGTCGATGAAGCCTGGTTCGAGCATGCCCCCGAGCGGGAAGTGCTCGGCGTGCCGGTACTGCTCTGCCCGATCGAGGAAATCATTTGGTCGAAAGCTTTCGTATTGGAGCGGGAACGTTATGACGGCGCCGACATCGCCCATATCCTCCGGGTGTGCGCCGAGCGACTGAATTGGCCACGGCTCCTGGATCGCTTCGGCCCTCATTGGCGCGTGTTGCTGAGTCATCTCATTCTCTTCGGCTTTATCTATCCCACCGAAAGAGGCCGAATTCCCGAGTGGGTCATGCAGCGGCTGTTGATCCTCTTGGCCGACGAGGTCCGCAACGCGCCGCCATCCGGCCGTCTCTGCCAGGGCACGCTGCTCTCGCGGGAACAATATCTGACCGACATCATGCGCTGGGGCTACGAGGATGCGCGGCTGCAGCCCAAGGGCCAAATGACCCACGAAAACATCGCCCACTGGACAGCGGCGATCGACGTCAAGGAGTGA